One window from the genome of Leptolyngbya sp. 'hensonii' encodes:
- a CDS encoding AAA family ATPase — MNDKIADEKLDWLQREADNRLEAELIEVLKNPLFSSFRLGQIAKTYGVGFDLVKQEAERVAATTLGLDLDQVEFNSVVRQVEALEAISDPGLREWKIQALARKFHRTPRQLMDAYNKALAKQAPVMPLTPKELKEKYSAGVNWLIHGWIPKGSVLLLHADGGVGKSLFTYQIVESVLTGQPWQGYQVQQGGVLMVQVDEPGVILGERLDVRGIGEHPNLGILEDWQIEAMAPLEATIKRDQPELLVIDSLTAINRNSIFSENDTEYARPVLQLTNLANRTGTTVIIIHHSNASGNARGTRAIHNSVSEVWAMAVGNSPEERVLRVQKMRLGRPPGRYNFKFHEEDLSFTYLGEEGGEQEQDLTQEKKIQLWLSEGDRIGTAYAAIEVSEFLNISRGKARKLLSELWSKGLIQRKVTKTAKNQRAYLYFVPKKGDPLYTSDHLLDHPLKEDSERVLEVFKKGDPGDPHFFKQNNNWHSPGESANEKKLSGIREITDHLLGQTLTQSQKKGDPPPKKEGDPTQEADHLLGQTLTQSQKKGDPSQNHPPGVGDLVTICGGGSWIRSGSDKLPWKELRPSLKELPQIPLNQLPDALFHELTGDSLIISLSRDRKRVKVRNQQTGRNSVFAINDVQVLKQGGGDNAHG, encoded by the coding sequence ATGAATGACAAAATTGCAGATGAAAAACTCGACTGGCTGCAGCGGGAAGCAGACAACCGCCTGGAAGCAGAGCTGATCGAGGTACTCAAAAATCCCCTCTTTTCCTCCTTCCGTCTGGGCCAGATCGCCAAAACCTATGGGGTTGGCTTTGACCTGGTGAAGCAAGAGGCAGAGCGGGTCGCTGCCACTACGCTGGGGCTGGACCTTGACCAGGTAGAGTTCAACAGTGTGGTCCGACAGGTGGAAGCCCTGGAAGCCATCTCTGACCCCGGGTTGAGGGAATGGAAGATTCAGGCCCTGGCCCGAAAATTTCATCGCACCCCCAGGCAACTGATGGATGCCTACAACAAGGCCCTAGCCAAGCAGGCCCCCGTCATGCCGCTGACGCCGAAGGAGCTGAAGGAAAAGTATAGCGCTGGTGTAAACTGGCTGATCCATGGCTGGATTCCCAAGGGGTCTGTACTGCTCCTGCACGCCGACGGCGGGGTGGGGAAAAGCCTATTTACCTACCAAATTGTAGAGAGCGTCCTCACTGGTCAGCCCTGGCAGGGCTACCAGGTACAGCAGGGGGGGGTGTTGATGGTGCAGGTAGACGAACCGGGCGTCATCCTCGGAGAGCGGCTGGATGTGCGTGGCATCGGTGAACACCCAAACCTGGGAATCTTGGAAGACTGGCAGATTGAAGCCATGGCTCCATTGGAGGCCACAATCAAACGAGATCAGCCAGAGCTGCTGGTGATCGATAGCCTGACCGCCATCAACCGTAATTCCATCTTCTCGGAGAACGATACCGAGTATGCAAGGCCCGTCCTACAGCTCACCAACCTGGCCAACCGGACGGGAACCACCGTCATCATCATTCACCACTCCAACGCCAGCGGGAATGCCAGAGGGACCAGGGCTATCCATAACAGCGTGTCTGAGGTGTGGGCCATGGCAGTTGGCAATTCTCCAGAGGAGAGAGTTCTCAGGGTGCAAAAGATGCGTCTGGGTCGCCCCCCAGGTCGCTATAACTTCAAGTTCCATGAGGAAGACCTCAGCTTTACCTATTTGGGTGAGGAAGGGGGAGAGCAGGAACAGGATCTGACCCAAGAGAAGAAAATTCAGCTCTGGCTATCGGAGGGCGATCGCATTGGGACAGCCTATGCCGCGATCGAGGTGTCAGAGTTCCTCAATATCTCCAGGGGGAAAGCCAGAAAACTCCTGAGTGAGTTATGGAGCAAAGGTTTGATTCAACGAAAGGTCACTAAAACTGCAAAGAATCAACGGGCTTATCTATACTTCGTCCCTAAAAAAGGTGATCCACTCTATACATCGGATCACCTTTTGGATCACCCTTTAAAAGAAGACTCAGAGAGAGTTTTAGAGGTTTTTAAAAAAGGTGATCCAGGTGATCCGCACTTTTTTAAACAAAATAATAATTGGCACTCTCCCGGTGAGAGTGCTAATGAAAAAAAACTTTCTGGAATAAGAGAGATCACGGATCACCTTTTGGGTCAAACCCTTACCCAGAGTCAAAAAAAAGGTGATCCACCCCCCAAAAAAGAAGGTGATCCGACACAGGAGGCGGATCACCTTTTGGGTCAAACCCTTACCCAGAGTCAAAAAAAAGGTGATCCATCCCAAAATCACCCCCCTGGTGTCGGTGACCTGGTGACCATTTGTGGGGGTGGGAGCTGGATTAGGAGCGGCTCTGACAAGTTGCCCTGGAAGGAGTTGCGGCCATCCCTCAAAGAGCTTCCACAAATTCCTTTGAATCAGCTTCCAGATGCTCTCTTCCATGAATTGACCGGAGACAGCCTGATCATCTCCCTCAGTCGAGACCGGAAACGGGTGAAGGTCCGAAATCAGCAGACCGGTAGAAATAGCGTGTTTGCCATAAATGACGTACAGGTTTTGAAGCAGGGAGGTGGTGACAATGCCCATGGATAG
- a CDS encoding helix-turn-helix transcriptional regulator — protein MIYGKMKDDIPHESQLVKLREKAGLTQEALAQALAVTDHTVRNWEKGRAEPRLTIRQVKTLCRILQCSLEDLPDDFGPVES, from the coding sequence ATGATTTACGGTAAAATGAAAGATGACATACCCCATGAATCTCAACTCGTGAAACTCAGAGAAAAAGCTGGCTTAACTCAAGAGGCTCTCGCCCAAGCACTGGCAGTAACCGATCACACGGTTAGAAACTGGGAAAAGGGAAGAGCTGAACCGAGATTGACTATCAGGCAAGTGAAAACGCTGTGCCGGATTCTTCAATGCTCGTTAGAAGATTTGCCGGATGACTTTGGTCCTGTTGAG